A window from Diachasmimorpha longicaudata isolate KC_UGA_2023 chromosome 5, iyDiaLong2, whole genome shotgun sequence encodes these proteins:
- the LOC135162808 gene encoding uncharacterized protein LOC135162808 isoform X1 yields the protein MFPLRIKSKRIRIMADEVLPASLEKLEIDRLSTSCSHRSRSSTGSMEESKSSNPFRSIARDKAQNTNYLFRRKSMPNRPTPSYISPRGVKPTTNFKPSKSDKIIDQPKKNSIIREAVLKLNHNESPNVLCESITSTMLQETCNISIWSRRKKYSRTFGHRSVTKDFKALNINNERVVKDDTSLNESYNSNSFKRARSNTMPSLRSASGGGSNNSNEPTSSTSGQSTSPNTCSVQARISPPCDVTIDELASYFEEFVHIPKKMSHMAEMMYI from the exons ATGTTTCCACTGAGAATCAAGAGCAAAAGGATCAGGATTATGGCAGACGAGGTGCTGCCTGCCAGCCtagaaaaacttgaaattgatCGATTGTCAACAAGTTGTTCACA CAGGAGCAGGAGCAGCACTGGAAGTATGGAGGAATCCAAGTCTTCAAACCCTTTCCGTTCAATCGCCCGTGATAAAGCCCAAAACACAAATTATCTATTCAGGAGAAAATCAATGCCAAATCGACCAACACCAAGTTACATCAGTCCACGGGGTGTCAAACCAACGACGAACTTTAAACCATCAAAAAGTGATAAAATTATCGATCAGCCAAAAAAGAATAGTATAATTAGAGAAGCTGTTcttaaactcaatcataatgAAAGTCCAAACGTTTTGTGTGAATCAATTACAAGTACAATGCTTCAGGAAACATGTAACATCAGTATTTGGAGTAGACGAAAGAAATATTCACGTACATTTGGCCATCGTTCGGTGACAAAAGACTTTAAAGCACTCAATATCAATAATGAACGAGTAGTTAAAGATGATACAAGTTTGAATGAAAGTTATAATTCTAATAGTTTTAAACGCGCTAGAAGCAATACTATGCCAAGTTTGAGGAGCGCTTCGGGTGGTGGTAGTAATAATAGTAATGAACCAACTTCATCAACATCTGGCCAATCGACAAGCCCAAATACATGCTCGGTGCAAGCAAGAATATCACCACCTTGTGACGTTACCATCGATGAGCTTGCCAGTTACTTTGAAGAATTCGTTCATATCCCAAAGAAAATGTCACATATGGCCGAGATGATGTATATTTAA
- the LOC135162808 gene encoding uncharacterized protein LOC135162808 isoform X2, which yields MFPLRIKSKRIRIMADEVLPASLEKLEIDRLSTSCSQSRSSTGSMEESKSSNPFRSIARDKAQNTNYLFRRKSMPNRPTPSYISPRGVKPTTNFKPSKSDKIIDQPKKNSIIREAVLKLNHNESPNVLCESITSTMLQETCNISIWSRRKKYSRTFGHRSVTKDFKALNINNERVVKDDTSLNESYNSNSFKRARSNTMPSLRSASGGGSNNSNEPTSSTSGQSTSPNTCSVQARISPPCDVTIDELASYFEEFVHIPKKMSHMAEMMYI from the exons ATGTTTCCACTGAGAATCAAGAGCAAAAGGATCAGGATTATGGCAGACGAGGTGCTGCCTGCCAGCCtagaaaaacttgaaattgatCGATTGTCAACAAGTTGTTCACA GAGCAGGAGCAGCACTGGAAGTATGGAGGAATCCAAGTCTTCAAACCCTTTCCGTTCAATCGCCCGTGATAAAGCCCAAAACACAAATTATCTATTCAGGAGAAAATCAATGCCAAATCGACCAACACCAAGTTACATCAGTCCACGGGGTGTCAAACCAACGACGAACTTTAAACCATCAAAAAGTGATAAAATTATCGATCAGCCAAAAAAGAATAGTATAATTAGAGAAGCTGTTcttaaactcaatcataatgAAAGTCCAAACGTTTTGTGTGAATCAATTACAAGTACAATGCTTCAGGAAACATGTAACATCAGTATTTGGAGTAGACGAAAGAAATATTCACGTACATTTGGCCATCGTTCGGTGACAAAAGACTTTAAAGCACTCAATATCAATAATGAACGAGTAGTTAAAGATGATACAAGTTTGAATGAAAGTTATAATTCTAATAGTTTTAAACGCGCTAGAAGCAATACTATGCCAAGTTTGAGGAGCGCTTCGGGTGGTGGTAGTAATAATAGTAATGAACCAACTTCATCAACATCTGGCCAATCGACAAGCCCAAATACATGCTCGGTGCAAGCAAGAATATCACCACCTTGTGACGTTACCATCGATGAGCTTGCCAGTTACTTTGAAGAATTCGTTCATATCCCAAAGAAAATGTCACATATGGCCGAGATGATGTATATTTAA